Proteins encoded together in one Buchnera aphidicola (Takecallis taiwana) window:
- the serC gene encoding 3-phosphoserine/phosphohydroxythreonine transaminase produces MNKKIYNFSAGPAMLPEAVLKEVKNDFLNWNNIGTSIIEISHRSKEFHKIIVKSKQYLRELLNISDEYAILFCQGGARAQFSAIPMNLLNQFNCADYIDSGYWSYNAMLEAKKYCFPNHITVKKNIDGQTTIIKMKQWPIQSQSDYIHYCPNETIEGIAIYEEPNFHNKVVVGDFSSSLLSRKININKYDLIYASAQKNLGPSGITIVILKKILLKNSYPFTPSILDYKKSFDFDSMFNTPVTFSWYIISLVLKWVKNQGGIDFFENMNYKKSSLLYQTIDNSNFYINTVHPDNRSCMNITFHLRDPNLNHIFLKQSYESGLKFLQGHKVVGGFRASIYNAMPMSGVKKLIEFMKNFEYKFK; encoded by the coding sequence ATGAATAAAAAAATATATAATTTTAGCGCTGGACCTGCTATGCTTCCAGAAGCAGTATTAAAAGAAGTAAAAAACGATTTTTTAAATTGGAATAATATTGGTACATCAATTATTGAAATTAGTCATAGGAGTAAAGAATTTCATAAAATTATTGTAAAATCTAAACAATATTTACGAGAATTATTAAATATTTCTGATGAATATGCAATATTATTTTGTCAAGGCGGAGCCCGTGCTCAGTTTTCTGCAATTCCGATGAATTTACTTAATCAATTTAATTGTGCAGATTATATTGATAGCGGTTATTGGTCATATAATGCTATGCTGGAAGCAAAAAAATATTGTTTCCCGAATCATATCACTGTTAAAAAAAATATTGATGGTCAAACAACGATTATAAAAATGAAACAATGGCCAATACAGTCACAATCAGATTATATACATTACTGTCCGAATGAAACTATTGAAGGTATTGCAATATATGAAGAACCAAATTTTCATAATAAAGTAGTTGTTGGTGATTTTTCGTCTTCTTTATTATCTCGAAAAATTAATATTAATAAATATGATTTAATTTATGCTAGTGCACAGAAAAATCTTGGACCTTCAGGTATTACTATAGTCATTTTAAAAAAAATATTATTAAAGAATAGCTATCCTTTTACACCTTCTATATTAGATTATAAAAAAAGTTTTGATTTTGATTCTATGTTTAATACTCCTGTAACTTTTTCGTGGTATATAATTAGTTTAGTATTAAAATGGGTTAAAAATCAAGGCGGAATTGATTTTTTTGAAAACATGAATTACAAAAAATCATCCTTATTATACCAAACCATTGATAATAGTAATTTTTATATTAATACTGTACATCCGGATAATAGGTCATGTATGAATATTACATTTCATTTACGTGATCCAAATTTGAATCATATCTTTTTAAAACAATCATACGAATCAGGATTAAAATTTTTACAAGGACATAAAGTAGTAGGCGGTTTTCGTGCTTCTATTTATAATGCTATGCCAATGTCTGGAGTAAAAAAATTGATTGAATTTATGAAAAATTTTGAATATAAATTTAAATAA
- the sucB gene encoding dihydrolipoyllysine-residue succinyltransferase has product MKEILITVPELPESINQATVIAWHKNIGDCVKQDEVLVEIETEKVILEVPAHTNGVLKKILHPPGDIVINKQILGYMEETDNITQFQCQKHKIKKNNIVVHIPKNQDQNYHESHLTPSIRRIYDQKKHIDNIHIKQKDRLNNYINTAENTIKSNREKHVPITIIRKRIAKRLLSTMHNTAMLTTFNEVNMQNVIKMRHQYRHEFTLKHGIKLGLMSFFIKATVEALKIFPEINAKVHDNDMIYYKYFDINIAISTNKGLVTPIIKDADCISMADIEKKIQDLITRGNTGKLELSDLLGGNFTITNGGIFGSLLSTPIINPPQIAILGIHAIQDRVIVVDKEMTIAPMMYIALSYDHCVIDGKEAVGFLNVIKNTLEDPARLLLNI; this is encoded by the coding sequence ATGAAAGAAATTCTCATTACGGTTCCAGAATTACCAGAATCAATTAATCAAGCTACTGTTATTGCATGGCATAAAAATATAGGTGACTGTGTAAAACAAGATGAAGTATTAGTGGAGATAGAAACCGAAAAAGTGATTTTAGAAGTACCCGCACATACTAATGGTGTTTTAAAAAAAATATTACATCCGCCAGGAGATATTGTAATTAATAAACAAATATTAGGATATATGGAAGAAACTGACAACATTACCCAATTTCAATGTCAAAAACATAAAATTAAAAAAAATAATATTGTAGTACATATACCAAAAAATCAAGATCAGAATTATCATGAATCACATTTAACTCCATCAATAAGACGTATATATGATCAAAAAAAACATATTGATAATATACATATTAAACAAAAAGATCGACTTAATAATTATATTAATACTGCAGAAAATACTATTAAATCGAATCGTGAAAAACATGTACCTATAACAATCATTCGTAAAAGAATTGCAAAACGATTATTAAGTACTATGCATAATACTGCTATGTTAACAACATTTAATGAAGTTAATATGCAGAACGTGATAAAAATGCGTCATCAATATCGTCATGAATTTACATTAAAACATGGTATTAAATTAGGATTAATGTCTTTTTTTATTAAAGCGACTGTAGAAGCTTTAAAAATTTTTCCTGAAATTAATGCAAAAGTTCATGATAATGATATGATATATTATAAATATTTTGATATTAATATTGCAATATCTACAAATAAAGGATTAGTTACACCCATTATAAAAGATGCAGACTGTATATCTATGGCTGATATCGAAAAAAAAATTCAAGATCTTATAACACGCGGTAATACTGGAAAACTAGAATTATCAGACTTATTAGGTGGTAATTTTACTATTACTAATGGTGGAATATTTGGTTCATTATTATCAACTCCAATTATTAATCCACCTCAAATTGCCATTTTAGGTATTCATGCTATTCAAGATCGGGTTATTGTCGTAGATAAAGAAATGACAATAGCACCGATGATGTATATCGCATTATCATATGATCATTGTGTGATTGATGGTAAAGAAGCAGTTGGTTTTTTAAATGTTATAAAAAATACTTTAGAAGATCCTGCACGTCTTTTACTAAATATTTAA
- the fldA gene encoding flavodoxin FldA produces MKKIGIFFGSDTGNTEKIAKKIYSHIGSKDAEIYDIANATVNDINKFNILIFGIPTWYYGELQCDWDEFIPELKKINFANKVVALFGCGDQEDYSEYFCDGLGIIYNILKAQHAEFIGKWPIQGYQFEASKALIDKNHFVGLVIDEDRQEEYTQDRIKTWLKQIFQELKI; encoded by the coding sequence ATGAAAAAAATAGGTATTTTTTTTGGTAGTGATACCGGTAACACAGAGAAAATTGCAAAAAAAATTTATAGTCATATTGGATCAAAAGATGCGGAAATTTATGATATTGCTAACGCTACCGTCAATGATATTAATAAATTTAACATTTTAATTTTTGGGATACCAACTTGGTATTATGGTGAATTGCAATGTGATTGGGATGAATTTATACCTGAATTAAAAAAAATAAATTTTGCAAATAAAGTAGTTGCATTATTTGGTTGTGGTGATCAAGAAGATTATAGTGAATATTTTTGTGACGGGTTAGGTATTATATACAATATTTTAAAAGCACAACATGCAGAGTTCATTGGTAAATGGCCGATACAAGGCTATCAATTTGAAGCTTCTAAGGCGTTAATAGATAAAAATCATTTTGTCGGTTTGGTAATTGACGAAGATCGACAAGAAGAGTATACACAAGATAGAATTAAAACTTGGTTAAAGCAGATATTTCAAGAATTAAAAATTTAA
- the gpmA gene encoding 2,3-diphosphoglycerate-dependent phosphoglycerate mutase, with protein MKKNQLVLIRHGESTWNKLNQFTGWTDVNLSDQGKKEAKLAGKLLKNKDFVFDISYTSVLKRAIHTLWLILYELEQVWLPVKKTWRLNERHYGDLQGLNKESIISKYGADQVKKWRRSFTEIPPKIEKNKHSFTYYDRRYNHLQKNNIPTAESLELTLIRLLPFWEEYIFPNIKYGKKILIVAHGNSLRALVKYLSNLNYEEVSNLHIPTGVPIIYDFHNDKCLTKYSFLK; from the coding sequence ATGAAAAAAAATCAATTAGTTTTAATTAGACATGGTGAAAGTACATGGAATAAATTAAATCAATTTACAGGATGGACTGATGTAAATTTATCAGATCAGGGTAAAAAAGAAGCAAAATTAGCTGGTAAATTATTGAAAAATAAAGATTTTGTATTTGATATATCTTATACCTCGGTATTAAAACGAGCAATTCATACTTTGTGGTTGATACTGTATGAATTAGAACAAGTATGGTTGCCTGTTAAAAAAACATGGCGATTAAACGAAAGACATTATGGTGATTTACAAGGATTAAATAAAGAATCTATTATTTCAAAATATGGCGCAGATCAAGTAAAAAAATGGCGTAGAAGTTTTACAGAAATTCCGCCAAAAATAGAAAAAAATAAACACTCTTTTACATATTATGATCGTCGGTATAACCATTTACAAAAAAATAATATTCCTACTGCTGAAAGTTTAGAATTAACGTTAATAAGATTATTGCCATTTTGGGAAGAATATATTTTTCCAAATATTAAATATGGAAAGAAAATATTAATTGTTGCACATGGTAATTCTCTCAGAGCATTAGTAAAATATTTATCTAATTTAAATTACGAAGAAGTATCGAATCTACATATTCCTACTGGGGTTCCTATCATATATGATTTTCATAATGATAAATGTTTAACAAAGTATTCTTTTTTAAAATAA
- the cmk gene encoding (d)CMP kinase codes for MQLAPVITIDGPSGSGKSVLSRALAKYLTWFNLESGVIYRLFACVFIKKNPIFSKKNLLSLLEDFNNYFNYNDGIICNFNTKDFTQYDLMSQKVTDISSKLATITYVRSNLLIKQRLFRRKPGLIANGRDMGTTVFPDAIIKFFLNAKLKYRALRRMCELQKKGFNVNFNNILLQMQKRDFRDINRIDSPLKTAKNAIVIDSSNMNVTEVLKVAMSHIKI; via the coding sequence ATGCAATTAGCGCCTGTAATTACAATTGATGGACCTAGCGGATCAGGCAAAAGTGTTTTATCAAGAGCTCTTGCTAAATATTTAACATGGTTTAATTTAGAATCTGGTGTAATTTACAGATTATTTGCTTGTGTATTTATAAAAAAAAATCCTATTTTTTCAAAAAAAAATTTACTTTCTTTATTAGAGGATTTTAATAATTATTTTAATTATAATGATGGAATAATCTGTAATTTTAATACTAAAGATTTTACACAGTATGATCTTATGTCACAGAAAGTAACAGATATTTCTTCCAAATTAGCTACTATTACATACGTTCGAAGTAATTTATTAATTAAACAACGGTTATTTAGGAGAAAACCTGGTTTAATTGCTAATGGACGTGATATGGGAACAACTGTATTTCCAGATGCTATAATAAAATTTTTTTTAAATGCTAAATTAAAATATCGTGCACTTCGTAGAATGTGTGAATTACAAAAAAAAGGTTTTAATGTTAATTTTAATAACATATTATTACAAATGCAAAAAAGAGATTTTCGTGATATAAATAGAATTGACTCTCCATTAAAAACAGCTAAAAATGCAATTGTTATCGATTCTAGTAATATGAATGTTACAGAAGTATTGAAAGTAGCAATGTCACATATTAAGATATAA
- the tpiA gene encoding triose-phosphate isomerase: MKKFIITANWKLHGNNVLVCHFINKLKSYFDTNQIFSKIIFAPPVIYINNIKNQIQHNNFFIGAQNVDIHFSGAFTGEISIDMLKDIGVTYIIIGHSERRIFHHENNEYIAKKFQMIKSKNLIPILCVGENLQEKNLKQSELICRNQIDAILQLQEEDIFQNSIIAYEPIWAIGTGQTADIKHVNRIHKFIKCYIADNSNIKLKDIIIQYGGSVNFNNIQNFINSEHINGVLLGTASLSFETFINIIHNIDQYCY, from the coding sequence TTGAAAAAATTTATAATTACCGCAAATTGGAAATTACATGGTAATAATGTATTAGTATGTCACTTTATTAATAAATTAAAATCTTATTTTGATACAAATCAAATATTCAGCAAAATTATTTTTGCTCCTCCGGTGATATATATCAATAATATAAAAAATCAAATTCAACATAATAATTTTTTTATAGGCGCTCAAAATGTTGATATACATTTTTCTGGAGCATTTACTGGTGAAATTTCTATTGATATGTTAAAAGATATTGGTGTAACTTATATTATTATTGGTCATTCTGAACGTAGAATATTTCATCATGAAAATAATGAATATATTGCTAAAAAATTTCAAATGATTAAATCTAAAAATCTTATCCCAATTTTATGCGTGGGTGAAAATTTACAAGAAAAAAATTTAAAACAATCTGAGTTAATTTGTAGAAATCAAATTGATGCCATTTTACAATTACAAGAAGAAGATATATTTCAAAATTCTATTATTGCGTATGAACCTATTTGGGCTATTGGAACAGGTCAAACTGCAGATATTAAGCATGTTAACAGAATACATAAATTTATTAAATGTTATATTGCAGATAATAGTAATATTAAATTGAAAGATATTATTATACAGTACGGAGGATCAGTAAATTTCAATAATATACAAAATTTCATAAATTCCGAACACATCAATGGGGTACTATTAGGAACTGCATCATTATCATTTGAAACATTTATAAACATCATTCATAATATAGATCAATATTGTTATTAA
- a CDS encoding Nif3-like dinuclear metal center hexameric protein produces the protein MNNYQLEQIINKKLNNNVFNDSIPNGLQVEGIPNIQKIITGVSICQKLINIAIKKQAQAIIVHHGFFWKNECSKIIKHKKKRLEFILKNNINIYNWHLPLDVHPVLGNNVQIANQLNINILGKISNIALWGKFFHDTTVTNLTKKIHSVFQRPPLCIQHNLNHIIKRIAWCSGKGQDFIKQLGSLKIDAFLTGEISEDTMHYAHENKIHFFSAGHYATECCGIQALGNWLMKKYNLNVEFIRINNPV, from the coding sequence ATGAATAATTATCAATTAGAACAAATTATTAATAAAAAATTAAATAATAATGTCTTTAATGATTCTATACCTAATGGTTTACAAGTCGAAGGTATACCAAATATTCAAAAAATTATTACAGGAGTTAGTATATGTCAAAAATTAATTAATATTGCAATTAAGAAACAAGCACAAGCAATTATTGTACATCATGGTTTTTTTTGGAAAAATGAATGTTCAAAAATTATCAAACATAAAAAAAAACGACTAGAATTTATTCTAAAAAATAATATTAATATATATAATTGGCATTTACCATTAGACGTACATCCAGTACTTGGTAATAATGTACAAATTGCTAATCAATTGAATATTAATATTTTAGGGAAAATATCTAATATAGCACTATGGGGAAAATTTTTTCATGATACAACGGTAACAAACTTAACTAAAAAAATACATTCAGTCTTTCAAAGACCACCGTTATGTATTCAACATAATTTAAATCATATTATTAAACGTATCGCTTGGTGTAGTGGAAAAGGACAAGACTTTATTAAACAACTCGGATCCTTAAAAATAGATGCATTTTTAACAGGAGAAATCTCGGAAGATACTATGCATTATGCACATGAAAATAAAATTCATTTTTTTTCAGCTGGGCATTATGCTACAGAATGTTGTGGTATACAAGCATTAGGAAACTGGTTAATGAAAAAATATAATTTAAATGTTGAATTTATTAGAATTAATAATCCTGTATAG
- the pfkA gene encoding 6-phosphofructokinase yields MIKKIGILTSGGDAPGMNAAIRAIVRTGLNNKISMIGVYDGYLGLYENRMIELNRNSVSNMINRGGTFLGSARFPEFNKTNIRAIAIKNIKHAKIDALIIIGGDGSYIGAKKITEIGIPCLGLPGTIDNDIFGTDYTIGYFTALETIVEAIDRLRDTSSSHQRISIVEVMGRFCGDLTLSAAIAGGCEFIVLPGTNFKKEILLQNIKNSIQKGKKHAIIAITECICDVNQLAQYIEHNIQRETRATVLGHIQRGGAPVAYDRILASRMGNYAILKILQGYGGQCLGIKNEKIIHYDLNIAISNKKKKFNKAWLNVAKTLY; encoded by the coding sequence ATGATTAAAAAAATAGGTATACTAACAAGTGGCGGTGATGCCCCTGGTATGAATGCTGCTATTAGAGCTATAGTACGTACAGGGTTAAATAACAAAATATCAATGATTGGTGTATATGATGGATATTTAGGTCTATATGAAAACCGAATGATTGAATTAAACCGTAATAGTGTATCTAACATGATAAATAGGGGAGGTACATTTTTGGGATCTGCACGATTTCCAGAATTTAATAAAACTAATATTCGTGCTATAGCAATAAAAAATATAAAACATGCAAAAATTGATGCTTTAATTATTATTGGTGGAGATGGTTCATATATTGGAGCAAAAAAAATTACAGAAATTGGTATACCATGTCTGGGTTTACCTGGTACAATTGATAATGATATATTTGGAACAGATTATACAATTGGTTATTTTACGGCATTGGAAACTATTGTAGAAGCTATTGATCGTTTAAGAGATACATCATCTTCACATCAACGTATTTCTATAGTAGAAGTGATGGGAAGATTTTGTGGTGATTTAACTTTATCAGCTGCTATTGCTGGCGGATGTGAATTTATTGTATTACCTGGAACTAATTTTAAAAAAGAAATATTATTACAAAATATTAAAAATAGCATTCAAAAAGGTAAAAAACATGCCATTATTGCAATTACAGAATGTATTTGTGATGTAAATCAATTAGCTCAATATATTGAGCATAATATTCAGCGAGAAACTAGAGCAACCGTTTTAGGACATATACAAAGAGGTGGAGCACCGGTTGCATATGATCGGATTTTAGCATCTCGAATGGGTAATTATGCAATTCTAAAAATATTACAAGGATATGGAGGACAATGTTTAGGTATTAAAAATGAAAAAATTATTCATTATGATCTGAATATAGCTATTTCCAATAAAAAAAAAAAATTTAATAAAGCTTGGTTAAACGTAGCTAAAACATTATATTAA
- the aroA gene encoding 3-phosphoshikimate 1-carboxyvinyltransferase: MHSLLTLNPISEICGSINLPGSKSISNRALLLSAISQGTTYIKNLLYSDDILHMLQALKMLGIKYNFTNQTDCIVQGCENIFQYQSGISLFLGNAGTAVRPLTAILALQNKKIIITGNHRMQERPIKDLIDALIQGGSDIKYLNKKHYLPIQVQGGFRGGDIHIHGNISSQFLTALLIASPLAMLDTKIIVSGLVSKPYVNMTLKMMTDFGVTVYNDNYKIFTIPSNQKYQSPGEYFIEGDVSSATYFLAAAAIKGKSVKLYGISQESIQGDICFANVLKKMGAEIIWGDNYIKCIRGSLSGITLDANNIPDAAMTIAILALFTDGSSTTINNIYNWRVKETDRLYAMSTELKKIGAIIQEGRDYIVITPPKKFIYSYINTYDDHRIAMCFSLLALSNQSVTIINPECISKTFPKYFYEFHKISHF; encoded by the coding sequence ATGCATAGTTTATTAACTCTAAATCCCATTTCTGAAATATGTGGTAGTATTAATTTACCCGGTTCAAAAAGTATTTCAAATCGAGCTTTACTATTATCTGCAATATCACAAGGTACAACATATATAAAAAACCTATTATATAGTGATGATATTCTACATATGCTGCAAGCATTAAAAATGCTTGGGATAAAGTATAATTTTACAAATCAAACTGATTGTATTGTCCAGGGTTGTGAAAATATATTTCAATATCAATCAGGAATATCATTATTTTTAGGTAATGCAGGCACTGCAGTGCGACCATTAACAGCTATTTTAGCATTGCAAAATAAAAAAATAATTATTACCGGTAATCATAGAATGCAAGAACGCCCGATTAAAGATTTAATTGATGCTTTAATTCAAGGTGGTAGTGATATTAAATATCTTAATAAAAAACACTACTTACCTATCCAAGTGCAGGGTGGTTTCAGAGGAGGTGATATACATATTCATGGTAATATTTCTAGTCAATTTTTGACAGCTTTACTAATAGCTTCTCCTTTAGCTATGTTGGATACTAAAATTATTGTAAGTGGGTTAGTATCAAAGCCATATGTAAATATGACATTAAAAATGATGACAGATTTTGGTGTTACTGTATATAATGATAATTATAAAATTTTTACTATTCCATCAAATCAGAAATATCAATCTCCAGGCGAATATTTTATTGAAGGTGATGTATCTTCAGCAACATATTTTCTTGCAGCTGCTGCTATTAAAGGTAAATCGGTTAAGTTATATGGTATTTCTCAGGAAAGTATACAAGGCGATATATGTTTTGCAAATGTTTTAAAAAAAATGGGAGCAGAAATAATATGGGGAGATAATTATATAAAATGTATTCGAGGTAGTTTATCAGGTATTACTTTAGATGCAAATAATATTCCTGATGCTGCCATGACAATTGCTATACTTGCTTTATTTACAGATGGGTCAAGCACAACAATTAATAATATATATAATTGGCGTGTTAAAGAAACAGATAGGCTATATGCAATGTCAACAGAATTAAAAAAAATAGGTGCTATTATCCAAGAAGGAAGAGATTATATTGTTATTACTCCTCCTAAAAAATTTATTTATTCTTATATTAATACTTATGATGATCATAGAATCGCAATGTGTTTTTCATTACTTGCATTATCCAATCAATCTGTTACTATTATTAATCCTGAATGTATATCAAAAACATTTCCAAAATATTTTTATGAATTTCATAAAATTAGTCATTTTTAA
- a CDS encoding 2-oxoglutarate dehydrogenase E1 component — protein MENDKRLNHTVYNLSSINQIYIETIHQQFKKNANLVSSYWKDFFSKNDSYFQNIKDYHKNHDVHNLHNNYDFEILEFITFIRTYGHKYANLNPLQESITPDELRIKLLHDFYMYKNFKNHKNRNIIHAIHFEEKYLQFTKIYCSSIGIEYMHINNIEERIWIQEYLENQFTKFYLIQKEQEDLLSLLIQSETFEKYLHSRFPGSKRFSLEGCEILIPLLKYIIHYLHKTQTLKMIIGMAHRGRLNVLVNILKKNINTLCYEFSSDYIIKDRTGDAKYHSGMTSKIKLKNKNIIIDLKPNPSHLEIINPVVMGAARAYIDSFSKKNSDYVLPINIHGDAAIIGQGVIQELLNISQTRNYTVGGILHIIINNQIGFTTSSLKDIRSSRYCTDIAKMIQAPIFHINSDFPESVLFITQLALDFRYKFKKDVFIDLVCYRRRGHNEADEPCVTQPIMYKKIQKHPTVCKIYHEYLISTNNISLHYLDNERTIQRNKIHKLSELPIIHTSNVCVQQKKIHTNSKIDLKKLFKKINYIPDTIKMHERVFKIYQERQNMLYKNQLLDWGASENLAYANMLSHGISCRLSGEDVGRGTFFHRHAVIYNQNNGLSYIPLQNLKFNNSKFYICNSALSEEAVLAFEYGYSIDSYNTINIWEAQFGDFSNGAQIIIDQFISSGEQKWGVQSKLILLLPHGYEGQGPEHSSARLERFLQLSAQYNMKICIPSTAAQMYHILMYQALCCVKVPLIVFTPKSLLRNNMTYSTFSDIENGTFQKIIYDVNSINHNIIKKIIFCAGKIYYELLSEKIKNHIKHITLIRIEQLYPFPKSEIINILKQYNNIQEINWCQEEPKNQGAWYYIYNQLRKKISSNIILKYVGRTASAAPAVGCLSVHYKQQKQIIFDALSI, from the coding sequence ATGGAAAACGACAAGCGTTTAAATCATACAGTATATAACTTGAGTAGTATTAATCAAATATATATCGAAACAATACATCAACAATTTAAAAAAAATGCTAATCTTGTTTCTTCTTATTGGAAGGATTTTTTTAGCAAAAATGATTCTTATTTTCAGAATATAAAGGATTATCATAAAAATCACGATGTTCATAATCTTCATAATAATTATGATTTTGAAATATTAGAGTTTATAACTTTTATCAGAACATATGGGCATAAATATGCAAATTTAAATCCATTACAAGAGTCTATTACACCGGATGAGTTACGTATAAAGTTATTACATGATTTTTATATGTACAAAAATTTTAAAAACCATAAGAATCGTAATATCATTCATGCGATACATTTTGAAGAAAAATACTTACAGTTTACCAAAATATATTGTTCATCTATTGGAATTGAATATATGCATATTAATAATATAGAAGAACGTATATGGATACAAGAATATTTAGAAAATCAATTTACCAAATTTTATCTTATACAAAAAGAACAAGAAGATTTATTAAGTTTATTAATCCAATCAGAAACATTTGAAAAATATTTACATAGCAGATTCCCAGGATCAAAACGTTTTTCATTAGAAGGTTGCGAAATACTCATTCCATTATTAAAATATATTATACATTATTTACATAAAACACAAACTTTAAAAATGATTATTGGAATGGCTCATAGAGGACGATTAAATGTTTTAGTTAATATCTTAAAAAAAAACATTAATACTTTATGTTATGAGTTTTCTTCTGATTATATTATCAAAGATAGAACTGGAGATGCAAAATACCATTCCGGTATGACAAGTAAAATCAAACTCAAAAATAAAAATATAATCATTGACTTAAAACCAAATCCTTCACATCTTGAAATTATTAATCCAGTTGTTATGGGTGCTGCTCGAGCATATATCGATAGTTTTTCAAAAAAAAATTCAGATTATGTCTTACCAATTAATATTCATGGTGATGCTGCTATTATAGGACAAGGCGTAATTCAAGAACTGTTAAATATCTCTCAAACAAGAAATTATACTGTGGGAGGTATTTTGCATATTATTATTAATAATCAAATTGGTTTTACTACATCAAGTTTAAAAGATATACGATCTAGTCGATATTGTACAGATATTGCAAAAATGATACAAGCACCAATTTTTCATATTAATTCTGATTTTCCAGAATCTGTTCTTTTTATTACGCAATTGGCATTAGATTTTAGATATAAATTTAAAAAAGATGTTTTTATAGATTTAGTATGTTATCGTAGACGAGGACATAATGAAGCAGATGAACCTTGTGTTACTCAACCTATTATGTATAAAAAAATTCAAAAACATCCAACAGTATGTAAAATTTATCATGAATATTTAATATCTACAAATAATATTTCTTTACATTATTTAGATAATGAACGTACAATACAAAGAAATAAAATTCATAAATTAAGTGAATTACCTATCATTCATACATCTAATGTATGTGTACAACAAAAAAAAATTCATACTAATTCAAAAATAGATTTAAAAAAACTGTTTAAAAAAATTAATTATATACCTGACACTATTAAGATGCATGAAAGAGTTTTTAAAATATATCAAGAACGACAAAATATGTTATATAAAAATCAATTACTTGATTGGGGGGCATCTGAAAATCTCGCATATGCTAATATGCTATCTCATGGTATATCATGTAGATTATCTGGAGAAGATGTTGGCCGAGGTACATTTTTTCATCGGCATGCTGTAATATATAATCAAAATAATGGATTAAGCTACATACCATTACAGAATTTAAAATTTAATAATAGTAAATTTTATATTTGTAATTCCGCTCTCTCGGAAGAAGCAGTATTAGCATTTGAGTATGGTTACTCTATTGATTCATATAATACTATAAATATTTGGGAAGCTCAATTCGGTGATTTTTCTAATGGTGCCCAAATTATCATTGATCAATTTATTAGTTCTGGTGAACAAAAATGGGGTGTACAATCAAAATTAATATTATTATTACCACATGGGTATGAAGGACAAGGTCCGGAACATTCCTCGGCTAGATTAGAACGATTTTTACAATTATCTGCGCAATATAACATGAAAATTTGTATTCCTTCTACTGCAGCGCAAATGTATCATATATTAATGTATCAAGCGCTTTGTTGTGTAAAAGTACCGTTAATTGTTTTTACACCTAAGTCATTATTACGTAACAATATGACTTACTCAACATTTTCAGATATTGAAAACGGGACTTTTCAAAAGATTATTTATGATGTTAATAGTATTAATCATAATATCATTAAGAAAATAATTTTTTGTGCAGGAAAAATATATTATGAATTATTATCTGAAAAAATTAAAAATCACATTAAACATATTACCTTAATACGAATTGAACAATTATATCCATTTCCAAAATCCGAAATAATTAATATTTTAAAGCAATATAATAATATTCAAGAAATTAACTGGTGTCAAGAAGAACCAAAAAACCAAGGTGCATGGTATTATATATATAATCAATTAAGAAAAAAAATATCATCTAATATTATTTTAAAATATGTTGGTCGTACTGCTTCTGCTGCTCCAGCAGTAGGATGTTTATCTGTTCATTACAAACAACAAAAACAAATAATATTTGATGCTTTAAGTATTTGA